The following coding sequences are from one Maridesulfovibrio bastinii DSM 16055 window:
- the amrB gene encoding AmmeMemoRadiSam system protein B, producing MDRQPIVAGQFYSDSPEKLKSDLEILIGKVPAEKGPADKLIMVPHAGYVFSGRACGQVIAQSSLGQTVILLGPNHTGAGDPLSVWPADEKWLFPGGSLEIDEDIASALVESGSGFSFDRAAHLREHSLEVVLPFLHHMKPDIKIVPVCVSENNIENLHTAGDALAEVVANSSVPVTILVSSDMSHYISAEEAKMKDSMALEKIVRIDPAGLYSIVQSNDISMCGVLPMTMALFAARSAGALNGRLISYTNSGNVTGDNSQVVAYAGVIIS from the coding sequence GTGGACAGGCAGCCGATTGTAGCAGGACAGTTTTATTCCGACAGCCCTGAAAAGTTGAAATCAGACCTTGAAATTCTCATAGGTAAGGTGCCTGCGGAAAAAGGTCCTGCCGATAAACTCATAATGGTTCCGCACGCAGGATATGTTTTCTCAGGAAGGGCCTGCGGTCAGGTTATTGCGCAATCCAGTCTTGGTCAGACTGTTATTCTGCTGGGACCAAACCATACCGGGGCCGGTGATCCGCTTTCCGTGTGGCCGGCTGATGAAAAATGGCTGTTTCCCGGTGGAAGCCTTGAAATTGATGAAGACATCGCCTCGGCTCTTGTTGAGAGTGGAAGTGGTTTCAGCTTTGATCGAGCAGCCCATCTGCGTGAACATTCTCTTGAAGTGGTGCTTCCTTTTCTGCATCACATGAAACCGGATATTAAAATTGTTCCTGTGTGTGTTTCTGAAAATAATATTGAAAACCTGCACACTGCCGGGGATGCTCTGGCTGAAGTTGTTGCGAACAGCTCGGTGCCGGTAACTATACTGGTCAGTTCAGATATGAGTCATTATATTTCGGCCGAAGAAGCCAAAATGAAGGACAGCATGGCTCTTGAAAAGATTGTCAGGATTGACCCTGCCGGGCTTTATTCCATTGTCCAGTCCAATGATATTTCCATGTGCGGCGTGCTGCCGATGACAATGGCTCTCTTTGCCGCACGCAGTGCCGGAGCATTAAACGGCAGACTTATTTCCTATACCAACTCCGGTAATGTCACCGGAGATAACAGTCAGGTTGTGGCTTATGCCGGGGTAATTATATCTTGA